Within the Bradyrhizobium ottawaense genome, the region CCAGCGCAGCCCCCCAGGATTCCGGATTCTCGAAATAATGCGCGAGTTTTGCGAAGTAGGGATTGAGCCGCTGATCGAACAGCTCGCCGACGACACGGACCAGCACGGCATTGTCGAGGCATCCGGCGACCGCGACGTGAAACGCACGATCATGGATCATCGAGGCTTCGCCGGGATGCTGCACGGTCGCCATCGCCTCGAGCGAGGCGTCGATGCGCGCGATATCGTCCGCTGTCGCGACCCTCGCCGCCTGCTCGGCGATGGCGGCCCCGATGAATTCGCGGGCGCGCAGCAGTTCGAACGGTCCTTCGATCATCCCGGCGAGGTGCGAAGGCAACGCGTGCGCCGCCGGTTCGCTGACATAGATGCCGGAGCCGACGCGAATGCGAACGAGGCCTTCGACCTCGAGCGCGATCAGCGCTTCGCGCACGGTCGGCCGTGAGACCTTCAACTGTTCGGCCAGATCGCGCTCGGTCGGAAGCCGGCTGCCGACGGTGTATTCGCCACGCTCGATCAAGCCGCGAAGCTGATCGGCAATCTGGCGATATAGGCGTCGCGCTTCCACAGCCTCGAGCGGCACGCTCGTCTCTCCCTGAAGCGATCCCCGGTGGATGGCCATCGAAAATTGGCCTTACCAATTGACCAATGATTGACGGAACCGGTTCCACATGTCAAGCGAGGGGACCAAATTCGTCCATCCTAACCC harbors:
- a CDS encoding FadR/GntR family transcriptional regulator, translated to MPLEAVEARRLYRQIADQLRGLIERGEYTVGSRLPTERDLAEQLKVSRPTVREALIALEVEGLVRIRVGSGIYVSEPAAHALPSHLAGMIEGPFELLRAREFIGAAIAEQAARVATADDIARIDASLEAMATVQHPGEASMIHDRAFHVAVAGCLDNAVLVRVVGELFDQRLNPYFAKLAHYFENPESWGAALAEHQAIRDAIVAHDPDAARAAMREHLARSQARFAQSFGTEAAPMSRVSAGNG